The following nucleotide sequence is from Takifugu flavidus isolate HTHZ2018 chromosome 4, ASM371156v2, whole genome shotgun sequence.
GGCGACAGTGCGGAGAACAGCAAGGAGATGTTCCGCTCCGGCTTCCACCTGTGCGCTAAAGAGGTCCTGGAATATGTGGCCAGCCAAGAAAGCAGCAGGGACCTGACCCCCTCCCAGGTCATCAGCCACATCCAGAAAGTGGCAGCggaggtcctgcagcagcgaAACGAGCTGCGCCCGGAGGAGTCGGTCGCCCGGGCTCCAGAGAAGCCGAAGAAGCCCGGCATGCAGCCGCACAAGGTGACCCAGGCCCCCGCTAAGAACTGCGTTCCTGTGATCCAGAGGACTAATGCGCATGGGATCGGGGAGCAGAGCGGCAGCGACACAGACACTGACAGCGGCTACGGGGGAGAGCACGACAAGCGTGACCCCAAAGCTCAGTGGACTCAACGACATGCGAAGGAAGGGGAGCTGTGCAAACATGCGGCGCCCGAAAGGACGGCCGGCGGTATCAAGCAGGAGGGGGACGAACCCCAGGCCAAGAAATCAAGGTCTGAATCACCAGGAGAGGAGATCCTTCCTGGCCACATGGCCGGAGACGGCAGCTACATGAGCTTCTCCCCCAGCCAGACCCAGTTTTGTTTCCCCTTCTACTTACTCCCTCCAGCAACAGCACCAGTTGCGGCCTATCTGCCCATGCTGGAAAAGTACTGGTATTCCGGTGGCATGCCCATCCTGTACCCGGGCATGAATACCTCAGGCGCGTGCTTGTCCCCAGAGGCCCTCCCGCCATCTCTGGTGATGTCCCCGAGGGCAGGGTCTCCGGTTACCAACCAGAACTCCTTGGACTCGCCTGCTCTTCACAAAGCTTTAAAACAGATTGCACCTTTAAATTTGGAAACGAGAGACTGAGCAGCCGGAGGGTTCGTTTGTTGACGGGACTCAGCGAGTGTCCCAGCCTAAACTGGTACCTCCTCGAGCCTCCTTTTGAAACACTGATCCCAGAAAAGAGAGCGAAATGGCCACcaaaacctgtttttgtgtgaaGCCCAGAGCTCCTTCTGCGTGGCTCCGGGGCACTGTGAAGTGTTTAAGATGGCAGATGTGctaagatgttttatttttggcaaGGGCTCATCTTCACCACCCTCAGTATTGAATGTCAGAGGTAAATCTAAAATGTAAGGTACAGATAAATCCCTCCCCCCCGAATAAcctgtttgcacacacacacacacacacatacagacacacacaccccagttTGCAATGAATGTAGGTATTTAAAATGGTCCTTGTAGATGCTGCTTGTCTTACGACCTGCTGTAGATCTGTAGATGGGGGATCTACCTTTGGTTTTTGTCGCTCCTTTAACTGTTATCAGTCCTCGAACGATACAGAAAAATGTCCCTCTCGATATCTTCGATCGAGACATTACGTAAACTGAACACGTGCGTTCAAAGAATTCAGGGCGTTGCCGCTGTACCAGGTGTGTCATCCGTGTCCGTCGGATTCATGTGACCGTGCGCGCGTTTGAATTTACTTTGTGCATCGAGTTTCCGTGCAGTCATTTCCTATGACGAGTTTCGTCGGCGCTACTTGTTCATGtctatttttgctttattatttttgatACGTAGCTCCTAAACATAGAAAGTTTGGGTTTAGACGTCACCTGCCGACTGCCGGTTTGAGGCCGTGTACAGCTTACAGCGTTTTGCTCGATGGATCTGCGTCTTTCCCAGAAATTCCCCGTTAAGGCCTGACCTTAGCTCCTCCTACCGTTGCCTTTAATCATGTAACACAGACACTGTTGCCGGTTTTCAACTGTATTTCCGCTTTAAACGCTGTGTCAGTGGCAGAGAGTGAATGTAAAGTTCAAACAAAAAATTAATAGTTTTGTATAGGAAAAGGTACTtggggtttttattttgaaatgtaacAAAAGTGTATTTGCTGTACATATTTTGTACATAAAGTATTATTgatatatattaaaatattaataaagctttttttctccACCGTTGAAGCTGCTTTACTGCCTGTTGGCTTAAACGTGCTGTCGACAGCCAACCTGACAGCTCCTCATAGCAACCCATACTTACATAAGACTTACATAACCCATAAAGCTGCAGATCCAGTGTAAATCAATAGCCTAAGATATTTGAAATTCAGAAACATATCTGATCTCTGAAGGAGGATCTTTGTGAAACTTTTACTCATATTTAGAAGCAATATGATAGAAATAGGATCTCACTCCACAAAATATATAAGAAAGTAGACATAATGACTATCTGTTCTTcataaaatgatcaaattttGCCTCTGCTCCAGTCATTTCTCTAAACACGGTTGTATAGTTTATGTACTGTTTGGGAGTTGCCGTTGCAATTGTGAAATTGCGCCGATTCGATGCAGAAAATACAACTGACAACTTGAAAATGTCTTCAGTGGGTGCCATCAGTGCTTTAAATAATGTTATATTTCGCTTATTCATTCCCTTTTCttaaattttacattttgtgtAATAGAAGAAATGGTTTCCCACCATGTTGTTTTGCTTTGGGGCTGGTAACTGGTTGCATTGACTCTGAAAAGTCACATgcccctcgtcctcctcgcctCCCAGTAAAAAtctgaaattgttttattttcctttaaactCATCAGTGTGATTTGATTTTCGGAGCAGTGGGAAAACTAATGAAGGTTGTGCTGCGAAATCTAACATCTGACGACTGACGAGGCTTGAAAACGAAGCAACACCGCCATCTCGTGGACACCGCGCGTACCACATCCTGGACGCACGCAGAGACCTCTAGCGGCGAGTGTGTGAAACAAACAATTAAATCTTTCCTGTtatcccccaacacacacacacacacacacacacgcacacacgaggATCTGCTGTGTCTGCCAGTATGTCTGTCAagaaatattttaataacaGCAGGAAATAGTTGTCTCTGCTATGGAAATTGCTCATGACACCTGGACAGAAGCATTTAAATTAAGTCATAAGTTCAATAGcttatttttgtttgctttggccTCCTTCCCCTTTCTGCTGAACAGAAGAGAAGTGTGTATTGAGCCGAATAGGGATGTGATTTTCTGTGGAAAATTGATAGTTCCTGCACAGAGGAGAGACAACTGTGTGAAatatttagcaaaaaaaaaaaaaagtcacatgaaACTCGACATTCATAAACCACAGAAATGTGACAGAAAAATATCAACGTTCTTTTTCTGGACTATGAGACCCAATAAGGAACAAAACAGGCATTCATTGAAAGCGGTAAACTTATTTATAACAAATTACATGACCAAGGTCATTATGCCGCTGTCGCTACTACTTTTTTAGTTCCTGCcagcttttattgtgaaaggtcCAGAGCGGAAGCTCGCTATTCCGTTCCGCTTCGCCCTGGTGGCTTTCAACCCGTCCGTAGTCCGCGTCCGTGACAGGCTGCGGTGGTCGCAGACGCGGGACACCGGACACCGGACACGATGCTGCGGGATGCGGTGCTGCGGGATGCGGTGCTGCTGCTCGGACTCGTTCTGTCGTTGCGGGCCGAGTTCGCTCCGCCGACACTCAACATCAGCCTGGATGAAGATCCCGAAGTGCGCTGGGATCCTCTCATCAAAGCATTTGACGTGGAATACCTCAAGAAAGCCGCCGCGGAGATTATTGAGTAAGTTTATCACAGCAGACTTTCACAAGACTTTACACTGTTAAATGTAATAACAACGTAATTACCGCTGGGATTGCACTCGTGGCATTTTCATGCTGTCAGCGATTTTAAAAGTTATCTCTGGTTATAAACGGTGCAGAAAAAGACAACTGAAGCAAAAGTGCGATGGCTCAGCGTGAGAAAGAAAATAGATTGTATTACCCTTTAACACATGACGGATGAATCCTCAATCAAAACTAGCAGGTTGTGTCAACCAGGTAAACCAGTGAGCGCTGGGACTATTTGCTCATCTTCCAGCTGTGCCTCTAACTGTGATTGCATTCAAACCTGTTTTTTGCTCAGCTCCACAGTCCCTAAATGGGTGCACCACGCCATTAAACCGGTCGTGCTGGCTTTGGAGAAGTACATTCCGCAGCCTTATGCCGGGGAGATCCGTGGCCTGGCTTCACACTTTGGGGACAGCCTCTCCGACGTCATCATTCTCAACTTTGCCTATGAAATATCTGCGTATGTGTCACCACTAATTTTGCCGTGATGTGCAGTGAAAACATATAACTGGAACAGGCTCTATGGATTCTCAGATTCTGCACTAGCATCGTTGCTCAGGACAAAAATGGCAGCGTGTATCACGGCAGGAACCTCGATTATCCCCATCCCGTACTGAGGAATATGACTCTCAACGCAGTTTTCCTTAAGGATGGAAAGGTACAATGTGTGTTCATGTCAGTTAAGatgaaaaaaaagctaaataatTGGACTAAAGATGCAGCCTGTGCATGTTTTTGGGTAGGTGGTCTACCAGGGAACCTCATTTGCCGGCTACGTTGGTTTATGGACAGCACAGAGTCCCGATAAGTTCACTGTCTCCGGGGACCAGCGAGGTAAAATCACATTATTTAGCAAAAAGATGCTGCTAGCTTTAATTCTTTgacgtccacctgtctgtctctgattCAGGTAGCGAACACTGGTGGAACTGGTGGAAGAACGTGGtgtctgcgctgctgctgcggagATCACCAGTCAGCTGGTTGTTGAGGGAGGTGAGTGTGCCGCAGCAGAGCGGTGTAATAAAGCTGTTATAACACATGAGAGAAGAGCCTGACCTCTGGGCGTAACCTGTGCAGACGCTGGAGGAAGCGCAGGACTTTCAGGACGCCGTGTTGCGTCTCTCCAAAATTCCCATCATCACCGGAGTGTATTACATCGTGGGAGGCGTGCGAGCTGGAGAAGGGGTTGTAATTACCAGAGACCGCAATGGGCCCGTTGATATCTGGCCACTCGAGCCCGTGAGTGGCGAGtaagtggaggaaaaaaaaaccaaaaaaacactATCGGTTGAACAGTGTTATTCAGTTAGCATTTAAAGGTTTTTCCTCTGATAAGATGGTTCAGAGTGGAGACCAACTTTGACCActggctgcctccaccagcTCGAGATCATCGCAGGTGAGTCCTGCCACGATAGTGCAGTTGTTCCCTCGTTAGTCGTTCCCTCGTTATGCTCCTGTTGTGTGTTGGATTAACAGGGAAGCGGCCACCGTGGCGCTAAATGCTACCGGCCAGGATGGCATCAATATGGAGACACTTTACCAGGCAAGTACGAAGCAAATATGTGTATGGACGTGCTTCCACTGTGTTTCTAATTTTGCCGCTCTTTTCCCCAGTTTTTCTGATCTTTATAACTATGAATTCATGCATGTCTCCGTCTGAAAACACAGCCCATTTATCAGGAAACTCTTTAGCATCGTGATATCATGGACCCATTAATGGAAAGATAGCACTGACAACATTGACACCCCGCAGATAACTCTTGGTCTGTGCTGTTGTCAGTTCTGACTGGGTCGTGATCAGGTTGAACAGGTGACAGGATAGCCAAATGTGCTAACATGTGAAACAGCTAATCATTGCTAGGACACACTGCAAATGTGAGCAAAACATCTGTAACACGCCTTCTTCCCTACAGGTTTTGTCGCTGTTCCCAGTATGTAATGGGTAAGCAGAACCTGCTTTATGCTGTTTTGTTGGTTAGAGGAAATCACATGACTGTTGAGTTGAGGCAACAGTGTGCGTTCCAGTTTCTGTTCTCTCTGGCCAACCTCAGCATTAGTGTCAATAGTCCTTTGTCTTAAATCATACCTAAGCAGATAGCAAGAAGCATATGGAAAATCAATAGTTGCCGAGAGGGATTTGGCCTATATTCCTAAAGAATTATGTTCAAATGTGTATCTTTACTTTGTAGTTTTATGGTAACTTCTGTAACATGTTATAGCATTTCCATTCTGTTAATGATCCCCAGAATTACTGTTTATACAACGATAATGAGTGCAGCGTCTCCAGAGAAGTACAACACACTCGTCAGACCTCAGGTAATTACATGCATATCTCAACTTGTATTCGTTATTTTGTCTTCAGAATCAGAGAGTCACTCCTTCTAACAACTCCTCTTCTCTTTGAAGGGCTGCCGACCGACCTGAACATGGCGTAAGGATGGTACGCGGGAGCTGCCTTGGTGCCTCAAACAAGCATTCCTGCTAATTTTGTCATCAGTATTTCATTGCAGTCTTAATTACCTTGTAATGACGACTAATGTTGTAACTTACTGaaagaaaataagtttaaatTCCTAAAATGTTGTTGGCCTGTGGATGCCTATTTCTTTTACTGTATTCAGCTGTCATATAAACTGAACTTTAATTTACAGCTACTTTAATTGCCTGCTCTGTTCAACTCAAGACTTGGCTGAATCTGTAAAAAAAAGCTGTTGGTGAAAAATGTAAGCTTATCTGAGGTATTCTAAAAATATCAAATCATTCTGACTGCTGCTTACTCCTGTTGAACAAAACACTGTTTGACATGTTCCACATCACAGGGGACTTTTTTAAAGCACCGCATTGTTGAAGTGATGTTACCACAATTTCCAACAATGGTTAGGTGTTTTCCATAAGCATCTTTGTTTGTCAGTTTGTAATGAAGTGTTATGGAACAGTTCACGATTATGAGATGCGTTGACAGCAAAACAGCACCATCGGGTGGACACATGTGTCATTGCACCTTCAGGAGTAGTTCTCCATGTTACAGTTAGGCGTTTTAATTCACTTTATTTAGTTTTACATTcagtatatatttttataatatTATAGAGTAATGTGTGCCACATAGAGTTCATGGTATTTTTTATTGGAGTgataaaatatattatattcGATATTTAGCGGCTGCATTAGAAAACATGGGATATTACCAGATACATGAGAACGTTTAAGTTATCCTCATTTAATAGTTGATCTTTTCTAGAGTTAAAATAATCGTGCATTTACCTCTATCAGGGATCTGTAGGTAAAGGTACACACTGGAATTTTGTTTCCTCGTGCACTCAAGCGTTTCTGCGAACGTACGCATGCGCAGTAACAATCACCAGTGAGTCACATGACATGACAAAGCAGCTAGCTACTTCCTGTTGGAGTTGCTAACCCCAGCCAACATACAAGCGTCTAAAACGACTGAGACCTCTGTGTCAACCAAGATGCTGGCGCTCATAAACCGGCTTTTGGACTGGTTCAGGTCCCTCTTTTGGAAAGAGGAGATGGAACTTACATTGGTGGGACTTCAATACTCCGGGAAAACTACATTCGTTAATGTGATAGCGGTGAGTAAGGCTAGCTCAGTGCGGGCCCGCTCTCATATCCCGGGGAGGCTTTGATAAAGGGCTACTTTGAGTTTATGATGAATTTGCATTGAACAAATAATCCATCGATTGCTAattcaaaaaaagaagaatcccCGTTGTTTTCAGTTGGATGGTGAAGTCCTTGTCGCGCTTATGAAAGCGGTCATGTGAGCGGGTTCGGTTGGCAGGTTAGCTATGCCTGCCGGTGTGTCAACACCCGGGATGTGCTGTCAACACCGGCCAGCTGTGACAACATCTCCAGCAGCTACGCAGTAGATCTGCTGGCACTCTGAAGGGACGAGGCCTGGGACAGAAAGGCGGTCAGACAGCTGGAATAGGTGCCCGACTTTACACCGGGTGATCTATTCTGGATTAATCGGAGGACTTTGGGATTTCAGCCACGTCAGCTTCTCCGGTGGGACTTGTTGTTGCTGACAGAATTAAAACCTGCTCGATTTCTTGTCCTTGGTGGTTTTGTTGCCATGCCTGACTGGTTTGGATGGCCACAGCCCTGATTTGGAAAGTTCAGAATCCCTCCTCAGGGGGTAGGGATTATAGCTATGAGCTTCTAGTAAAGTTGGTTTTTATGTCAGGTGATTATAGATGAACAAGCCTGTTTGGCAGGTCAAGGTTGCTGGGTTTGTTGCTTCAGAATAAAAATCCCTACAGAATCACTTTTAAAGTTTGTGTATTGGAACTTGGTTTGCCAAATTGTCTGTTTTGTGCCACAAGAGGGAAAAGAGTCATTTAACAGGAGGATTTAGGTCCGTACTAGAATTGGTTCGAAATGTATGCAGTCTAGTAAAAGTCCGTTTATTATTGTGAGTTGGTAACCAGAATGACATGAGCTATTTACCTTCACTggtctttattctgcattttcctcctgcagtcGGGGCATTTCAGTGAAGACATGATTCCCACGGTTGGTTTCAATATGCGAAAGGTCACAAAAGGCAATGTGACCATAAAGGTATGTGTAGAAGCATCATTTTCAATATTGGAGTTCTGCCCTGTCTCGGCTGACCAGTGCCTGTTTTGCTCATGAACGTATGGTGACCTCTGCCCTCAGATATGGGACATAGGTGGACAGCCTCGGTTCAGAAGCATGTGGGAGCGCTACTGTCGAGGGGTGAATGCTATCGTGTAAGTCTGTGGGCCAATCGCTCACCTTATTCTGAGTAAATGTGATGTCACGAAGCACCTGCTCCCGTTTTGAACTGACAGACGCTCCATCGGTCGTTCTTAACCTCTCCCACTTTGTTGCAGTTACATGGTGGATGCAGCAGACAGG
It contains:
- the arl8bb gene encoding ADP-ribosylation factor-like 8Bb, with product MLALINRLLDWFRSLFWKEEMELTLVGLQYSGKTTFVNVIASGHFSEDMIPTVGFNMRKVTKGNVTIKIWDIGGQPRFRSMWERYCRGVNAIVYMVDAADREKIEASRNELHNLLEKPQLQGIPVLVLGNKRDLPNALDEKQLIEKMNLSAIQDREICCYSVSCKEKDNIDITLQWLIQHSKSRRS
- the LOC130524859 gene encoding N-acylethanolamine-hydrolyzing acid amidase-like, which gives rise to MLRDAVLRDAVLLLGLVLSLRAEFAPPTLNISLDEDPEVRWDPLIKAFDVEYLKKAAAEIIDSTVPKWVHHAIKPVVLALEKYIPQPYAGEIRGLASHFGDSLSDVIILNFAYEISAFCTSIVAQDKNGSVYHGRNLDYPHPVLRNMTLNAVFLKDGKVVYQGTSFAGYVGLWTAQSPDKFTVSGDQRGSEHWWNWWKNVVSALLLRRSPVSWLLRETLEEAQDFQDAVLRLSKIPIITGVYYIVGGVRAGEGVVITRDRNGPVDIWPLEPVSGEWFRVETNFDHWLPPPARDHRREAATVALNATGQDGINMETLYQVLSLFPVCNGITVYTTIMSAASPEKYNTLVRPQGCRPT
- the bhlhe40 gene encoding class E basic helix-loop-helix protein 40 — encoded protein: MERITSAQPPPCVPKYAPVDMADMQRMDFPMYVYKPRRAMKRGDDSKETSKLPHRLIEKKRRDRINECIAQLKDLLPEHLKLTTLGHLEKAVVLELTLKHVKALSTLLEQQQKKITALQQDLQISDHGGDSAENSKEMFRSGFHLCAKEVLEYVASQESSRDLTPSQVISHIQKVAAEVLQQRNELRPEESVARAPEKPKKPGMQPHKVTQAPAKNCVPVIQRTNAHGIGEQSGSDTDTDSGYGGEHDKRDPKAQWTQRHAKEGELCKHAAPERTAGGIKQEGDEPQAKKSRSESPGEEILPGHMAGDGSYMSFSPSQTQFCFPFYLLPPATAPVAAYLPMLEKYWYSGGMPILYPGMNTSGACLSPEALPPSLVMSPRAGSPVTNQNSLDSPALHKALKQIAPLNLETRD